The Fervidibacillus albus genome contains a region encoding:
- a CDS encoding AraC family transcriptional regulator, translating to MDSKLQQTIINQFYKARIENRQNEFFHPPYQLEEKLVNAIQLGNTEEAITALQEINQLKRAKLADNEVRSVKNSLIASCTLFTRAIIRGGVHPEIAYNLSDVLIRKIEQMYDVNQLNEFEVDMVYSFIHTLQSEQMPNYKNIVNKTISYIHQNILQDLSLNTIAKDLYVNPSYLSTIFKKETGRTLTDYINRKRIEESKYFLLHTDLSISNIAHLFHFCNQSYYTSLFKKITGMTPKQYKEFKDAL from the coding sequence ATGGATTCCAAATTACAACAAACGATTATTAACCAGTTTTACAAAGCACGAATAGAAAATCGTCAAAACGAGTTTTTCCATCCTCCTTACCAATTGGAGGAAAAATTGGTCAATGCAATCCAACTAGGAAATACGGAGGAAGCGATTACTGCTTTACAAGAAATCAACCAATTGAAACGGGCAAAACTTGCGGATAACGAAGTCCGTTCTGTCAAAAATTCTTTAATCGCTTCTTGCACCCTTTTCACCCGGGCGATTATTCGCGGAGGTGTTCATCCGGAAATTGCCTATAATTTAAGCGACGTATTAATTCGGAAAATTGAACAGATGTATGATGTCAATCAGTTAAACGAATTTGAAGTCGATATGGTGTACAGCTTTATCCATACGTTACAAAGCGAACAGATGCCAAACTATAAAAATATTGTTAACAAAACGATTTCGTACATTCACCAAAATATTTTGCAAGATCTATCGCTAAACACGATTGCCAAAGATTTATATGTTAATCCTAGTTACTTATCGACGATTTTTAAAAAAGAAACGGGCAGGACACTCACCGATTACATAAATCGAAAGCGAATTGAAGAATCGAAATATTTTTTGCTCCATACCGACCTTTCCATCTCTAACATTGCTCATCTGTTTCATTTTTGTAATCAAAGTTACTACACGAGTTTGTTCAAAAAAATAACTGGAATGACACCGAAACAATATAAAGAGTTCAAAGATGCTTTGTAA
- a CDS encoding extracellular solute-binding protein — MKKWLSRFLVFALSLFLLAACSDNGEENGSDDAGTDETSEPTVLKFAAQNDNTPATQAVIDAFNESQDQYKVEWEVMTNDSGQMHDQILTSLSSGSNEYDILSLDVVWAGEFAGAGYLEPIDTMMNDAGLSKDAFNAGSMASGNYKGKQYTLPFFPDLGLLYYRSDIISEEDATKLDSGNYTYEDLAEMAEKYMGEQDTKYGFVYQSAQYEGLTVNLTEFTGAFSDLKGGLEKMYEFTTADFTPEDILTYTEGETHTAFEQGLSVFSRNWPYAYGRIQGGEDGVMISVDQVGVAPLPNGSAVGGWLLAINSSSTNIEGAWEFIKFVAGEEGQKIMSTQGGYLPGYNALLSDQTVIDSNALLSYEGFKNALANTIARPVSPDYSRISDTIQVNAHKYLSSGEDLDGAVAEIEAGLSE, encoded by the coding sequence ATGAAAAAATGGCTTAGTCGTTTTTTGGTTTTCGCGTTATCTCTCTTTCTATTAGCCGCTTGTTCCGATAATGGTGAGGAAAATGGTAGTGACGATGCAGGAACGGACGAAACATCCGAACCGACCGTATTAAAATTTGCGGCGCAAAACGATAACACCCCGGCAACGCAAGCAGTAATCGATGCATTTAATGAAAGTCAAGATCAGTATAAAGTGGAATGGGAAGTTATGACGAATGATTCCGGTCAAATGCATGATCAAATATTAACCTCTTTATCGAGCGGATCTAATGAATATGATATTCTTTCTCTCGATGTCGTATGGGCCGGTGAATTTGCCGGTGCCGGATATTTAGAACCGATCGATACGATGATGAATGATGCAGGATTGAGTAAAGATGCTTTTAACGCTGGATCAATGGCATCGGGAAACTATAAGGGGAAACAATATACGTTACCGTTCTTCCCTGACCTCGGGTTGTTGTATTACCGATCCGATATCATCAGTGAAGAGGATGCGACAAAATTAGACAGTGGCAACTACACGTACGAAGATCTTGCCGAAATGGCTGAAAAATACATGGGTGAACAAGATACGAAATACGGGTTTGTTTATCAATCGGCTCAATATGAAGGATTGACCGTCAATTTAACGGAATTTACCGGTGCCTTTTCCGATTTGAAAGGCGGTCTCGAAAAAATGTACGAATTTACGACGGCAGACTTCACGCCAGAGGATATTTTGACGTATACAGAAGGGGAAACCCACACCGCTTTTGAACAAGGATTAAGTGTATTTTCACGGAATTGGCCGTATGCATACGGACGAATTCAAGGCGGAGAAGATGGCGTAATGATTTCCGTCGACCAAGTAGGCGTTGCACCGCTTCCGAACGGTAGTGCAGTTGGTGGTTGGTTATTAGCGATTAATAGCTCATCAACAAATATCGAAGGAGCTTGGGAGTTCATAAAATTCGTTGCCGGCGAAGAAGGACAGAAAATCATGTCCACGCAAGGCGGTTATTTACCAGGTTACAACGCCTTATTATCCGATCAAACGGTCATCGATTCCAACGCATTACTGAGCTATGAAGGTTTTAAAAATGCGTTAGCAAACACGATTGCTCGTCCCGTATCTCCGGATTACTCGAGAATTTCCGATACGATCCAAGTGAACGCCCATAAATATTTAAGTTCCGGTGAAGATTTAGATGGAGCAGTGGCAGAGATCGAAGCAGGTTTAAGTGAATAA
- a CDS encoding carbohydrate ABC transporter permease — MKKIGWKGSLFILPTLILITIFSLWPVIQSFTYTFFDYRLNNQQKSGLYLNERFNTDLFNETSFYVTMFLDEDLPNVTDENDQKKVKEIIEQIYTVSSQYEDLEGVIKISDDQREEIVLLYEEASNLITELNEKYTLTQGENLPLLIDDFQNSIIPSNFIGLKAYKQALTDERVHTALWNTVFFTVVSVFFEFILGLALAMILNKAISGQGLIRATSLIPWAIPTAVAALMWGYLYDGSFGVVAAFFEKIGLIENSTDLLQSAGGAMFATILADVWKTTPYMALLLLAGLQTIPSSLYEAGAIDGASKMQSFFRITLPLLKPSILVALLFRTLDAFRVFDLIFVLTKGGPGGSTETLSIYAYKAMFGQTNFGYGSVIVMIMFVCVAIIAIIFVKFLGTNLMEKN, encoded by the coding sequence ATGAAAAAAATCGGATGGAAAGGTTCTCTATTTATTTTGCCGACCCTCATATTAATTACAATCTTTTCATTATGGCCTGTCATCCAATCCTTTACGTATACGTTTTTCGACTATCGATTGAACAACCAGCAAAAATCCGGACTCTATTTGAATGAACGGTTTAATACCGATTTATTTAATGAAACATCCTTTTATGTGACGATGTTTTTAGATGAAGATCTTCCAAATGTTACGGACGAAAATGATCAAAAAAAGGTGAAGGAAATTATCGAGCAAATTTATACCGTTTCGTCTCAGTACGAAGATTTGGAAGGGGTCATCAAAATTAGCGATGATCAAAGGGAGGAGATCGTTCTCCTTTATGAAGAAGCGTCAAATTTAATAACGGAACTAAATGAAAAATATACACTAACACAAGGTGAGAATCTTCCATTACTCATCGATGATTTTCAAAATAGTATTATACCGAGTAATTTTATCGGTCTAAAAGCGTATAAACAAGCTTTAACGGATGAACGGGTCCATACCGCTTTATGGAATACGGTATTTTTCACGGTCGTTTCTGTCTTTTTTGAATTTATCCTCGGGTTAGCGTTGGCGATGATTTTAAATAAAGCGATCTCCGGTCAAGGGTTGATTCGGGCGACATCCCTCATTCCGTGGGCGATACCGACAGCCGTTGCAGCATTGATGTGGGGTTATTTATATGATGGCAGTTTCGGAGTTGTCGCCGCCTTTTTTGAAAAAATCGGATTGATTGAAAACTCGACGGACCTTTTACAATCGGCTGGAGGGGCGATGTTTGCAACGATATTAGCAGACGTTTGGAAAACAACCCCTTACATGGCTTTATTGTTGTTGGCAGGGTTACAAACGATTCCGTCAAGTCTTTATGAGGCTGGCGCCATCGACGGGGCAAGCAAAATGCAATCCTTTTTCCGTATTACCCTTCCCCTTTTGAAACCATCGATTTTAGTTGCCCTGTTATTTCGTACCCTCGATGCATTTCGAGTGTTCGATTTAATTTTTGTATTAACAAAGGGTGGCCCTGGGGGATCAACTGAAACCCTTTCGATTTATGCGTATAAAGCGATGTTCGGTCAAACGAATTTCGGTTACGGTTCGGTAATCGTTATGATTATGTTTGTATGTGTGGCTATTATCGCGATTATTTTCGTCAAATTCCTCGGCACTAACTTAATGGAGAAAAATTAA
- a CDS encoding carbohydrate ABC transporter permease → MIFPFLWVFITSFKTTGEIYGAGAFNIIPENPTLNNYTTVLFEKGIMNAIKNSFIVATVTTLYIIFVATLSAYAISRFEFRGKNVLLGLILAVSMFPQMIVTGPVYNLFLDFGWTNSYMIVLPYSTITLPTAVWILVTHFNQIPLALEESAKIDGASPFQTLFRIVFPLAAPGVFTTAIIVFIAAWNEFLLTITLNSDLPYHTVPVAISFLRTQFEILWRQVTAATTIVTIPTLIIVLLFQKQIVAGLTSGGVKE, encoded by the coding sequence ATGATTTTTCCCTTCCTATGGGTTTTTATTACTTCTTTTAAAACGACGGGGGAAATATATGGTGCGGGTGCCTTTAACATCATCCCGGAAAATCCGACTTTGAATAATTATACGACCGTTCTATTTGAAAAGGGAATAATGAATGCGATTAAAAATAGTTTTATCGTCGCAACGGTTACGACACTTTACATCATTTTTGTCGCAACGTTGAGTGCCTATGCGATTTCGCGATTTGAATTTCGTGGGAAAAACGTGTTGCTCGGATTGATATTAGCCGTATCCATGTTTCCGCAAATGATCGTGACAGGACCTGTGTACAATTTGTTTTTGGATTTCGGCTGGACGAATAGTTATATGATTGTTTTACCGTATTCGACGATTACTTTACCGACCGCTGTTTGGATTTTAGTTACCCATTTTAATCAAATTCCGCTTGCGTTGGAAGAATCGGCGAAAATCGATGGGGCATCCCCCTTCCAAACATTGTTTCGAATCGTCTTTCCACTGGCGGCACCTGGAGTTTTCACAACTGCCATTATCGTCTTTATCGCTGCTTGGAATGAATTTTTATTAACGATTACGTTAAATTCGGACCTACCTTATCATACCGTCCCTGTTGCTATTTCTTTTTTAAGAACCCAATTTGAAATTTTATGGAGGCAAGTAACGGCGGCAACGACGATTGTGACTATACCAACATTAATTATCGTACTTTTATTCCAAAAACAAATTGTTGCCGGTTTAACGTCCGGAGGGGTGAAAGAATAA
- a CDS encoding glycoside hydrolase family 65 protein produces MTWQIRSRSLKPEDLLVEESLFSLANGYLGVRGNLEEGSLYESIQGTYINAFHDVVEIPYGEKLYGFPETQQKLANVIDAQSIQLFFGDEEEPYSPFQGEVVHYERILHLDKGYSERMIHWRSPKGKEVKIRFIRLVSFEKRELFSVFVEIIPINFFGKVKVISHVNGDVTNYVNGKDPRVGNSHAKLLNTKICKTVDDYLVVINETMRTKIQVGCVTTHRWEAGQQSVETNGQTVTITNIFQLRKSTVFEKRNVYVDTLRHGQNLFETGVSLQERWKHVTMDQLLTEQQEYVEKFWNHADVKIYGDDKVQEGIRFNLYHLLQSAGRDAISNIAAKGLSGEGYEGHYFWDTEIYMIPVFLLTKPELAKQLLMYRYSILDGARKHAKIMGHQKGALFPWRTISGSECSSYFPSGSAQYHISADIAYSFVQYYLATGDEAFFEMYGAELLFETARLWLDTGHFSEDGFRIDAVTGPDEYTCIVNNNYYTNVMAKYNLQWATNVYDQLDKKGTEHFTRIKKKLNLKKEERDAWERAAKAMYLPYDEKLKINPQDDAFLKKEKWDFSATPKENYPLLLHYHPLTIYRYQVCKQADTVLAHFLLEDEQSMETIRHSYHYYEKITTHDSSLSTCIFSIMAAKIGEMDKAYHYFTETARLDLDNTHKNTKDGLHLANMGGTWMAIVFGFAGLRIKQSGLHFHPRLPEKWAGYECNLQFRSRELTIKVDQERTEISMKGEPLQLFVFQRPYLVKEGEPLTIRTTGK; encoded by the coding sequence ATGACTTGGCAAATTCGTAGTCGATCATTAAAGCCCGAAGATTTGTTAGTGGAAGAAAGTCTTTTTTCCTTAGCAAACGGTTATTTAGGAGTTCGGGGGAATTTGGAAGAAGGTTCTTTGTATGAATCCATTCAAGGAACGTATATAAACGCTTTTCACGATGTCGTCGAAATTCCGTATGGAGAAAAATTGTACGGATTTCCAGAAACACAACAAAAATTAGCAAATGTCATTGATGCCCAATCGATTCAATTATTTTTCGGTGATGAAGAAGAACCGTATTCTCCATTTCAAGGGGAAGTCGTCCATTATGAACGAATTTTGCATTTGGATAAAGGATATTCAGAGCGGATGATCCATTGGCGTTCGCCGAAGGGAAAGGAAGTAAAAATTCGGTTCATCCGCCTCGTTTCCTTTGAAAAAAGGGAATTGTTTTCCGTTTTCGTTGAAATCATCCCTATTAATTTTTTTGGAAAAGTAAAAGTAATATCCCACGTAAACGGGGATGTGACAAACTACGTAAATGGCAAAGATCCCCGTGTCGGGAACAGTCATGCGAAATTGTTAAACACGAAAATATGCAAAACCGTTGACGATTATTTAGTTGTCATCAATGAAACGATGCGGACGAAAATTCAAGTAGGTTGTGTGACGACCCACCGATGGGAAGCGGGTCAACAATCGGTGGAAACAAATGGTCAAACCGTTACTATAACGAACATCTTTCAATTAAGGAAATCGACTGTTTTTGAAAAACGAAATGTGTACGTCGATACCCTCCGACATGGCCAAAATCTTTTTGAAACGGGGGTTTCTCTTCAAGAACGATGGAAACACGTCACAATGGATCAACTGTTAACGGAACAACAGGAATATGTAGAAAAGTTTTGGAATCATGCGGATGTAAAAATTTACGGAGATGATAAAGTACAGGAAGGAATTCGATTTAATTTGTACCATTTGCTTCAATCAGCTGGGCGAGATGCCATTTCCAATATTGCAGCGAAAGGATTGTCCGGCGAAGGGTATGAAGGGCATTATTTTTGGGATACGGAAATATATATGATACCCGTCTTTCTTTTAACGAAACCGGAGTTGGCAAAACAACTTTTAATGTATCGATATTCCATTTTAGATGGCGCGAGAAAACATGCCAAAATTATGGGGCATCAAAAGGGAGCCCTTTTTCCGTGGCGGACGATTTCCGGTAGTGAATGTTCCTCCTATTTCCCGTCCGGTTCCGCTCAATATCATATTAGTGCAGATATTGCTTACAGTTTCGTTCAATATTATTTAGCAACGGGAGATGAAGCGTTTTTCGAAATGTACGGAGCGGAACTTTTATTTGAAACGGCCCGCCTTTGGTTAGACACCGGACATTTTTCTGAAGACGGGTTCCGAATCGATGCGGTAACCGGTCCCGATGAATATACGTGTATCGTCAACAATAACTACTATACGAACGTCATGGCAAAGTATAATTTGCAATGGGCGACGAACGTATATGATCAGTTAGATAAAAAGGGAACGGAGCATTTTACCCGTATAAAAAAGAAATTGAATTTAAAGAAAGAGGAAAGGGATGCGTGGGAACGGGCGGCTAAGGCGATGTATTTGCCTTACGATGAAAAATTAAAAATTAATCCGCAGGACGACGCATTTTTAAAAAAGGAAAAATGGGACTTCTCCGCGACCCCGAAGGAAAACTATCCGCTTTTACTCCATTATCATCCGCTTACGATTTACCGGTATCAAGTATGTAAACAGGCGGATACGGTACTCGCCCATTTCCTTTTAGAAGATGAACAAAGCATGGAAACGATTCGCCATTCGTACCATTATTACGAAAAAATTACGACCCATGACTCATCCCTTTCCACTTGTATATTTAGCATTATGGCAGCGAAAATCGGCGAAATGGATAAAGCGTATCATTATTTTACAGAAACGGCTCGACTTGATTTAGATAATACCCATAAAAATACGAAGGATGGCCTCCATTTGGCGAATATGGGTGGAACGTGGATGGCCATCGTATTCGGTTTTGCTGGTTTGCGAATCAAACAATCCGGCCTCCATTTCCATCCGAGATTGCCGGAAAAATGGGCTGGATACGAATGTAATTTGCAGTTCCGTTCTCGAGAATTAACGATAAAAGTAGATCAGGAACGGACGGAAATATCTATGAAAGGGGAACCGTTACAATTGTTCGTGTTCCAACGCCCTTACCTCGTAAAAGAAGGAGAACCGTTAACGATTCGTACAACGGGAAAATAA
- a CDS encoding DUF4230 domain-containing protein, translating into MTSKEQQMQKEIANLKEQLKRAEMEQSATMAALGRKRNQFSIPFFKRTGIFIPVMTIIFIIVIMTLSFRSVFLKEGSVTNTISSFAEQIQQLSSLTTAKGYMKAVVEQEDNELFGKKIDMNIPGTKRKTLLIIPGEVTAGVDLSKVQESDIQVDEEKKTITLNLPKAEIIQQPSLDFSEAQVYSSEGLFRGKADLEEGYAMAELAREQVLQEAIEQGLLESAEQQAKTVIETFFHRLGYDTTVQFSSEQ; encoded by the coding sequence GTGACATCAAAGGAACAACAAATGCAAAAAGAGATCGCGAATTTGAAAGAACAATTGAAACGGGCGGAGATGGAACAAAGCGCAACGATGGCAGCATTAGGAAGGAAAAGAAATCAATTTTCCATTCCGTTTTTCAAACGAACGGGCATATTTATTCCGGTCATGACGATTATTTTCATTATCGTTATAATGACACTTTCCTTCCGTTCCGTCTTTTTGAAGGAAGGAAGTGTCACGAATACCATCTCTAGTTTTGCTGAACAAATTCAACAATTATCTTCCCTTACCACTGCGAAAGGTTACATGAAGGCTGTTGTTGAGCAGGAGGATAATGAGTTATTTGGTAAAAAAATCGATATGAACATTCCGGGAACGAAAAGAAAAACGTTACTAATTATTCCTGGAGAAGTGACGGCCGGGGTTGATTTAAGTAAAGTTCAGGAATCGGATATTCAAGTGGATGAAGAAAAGAAAACGATCACACTGAACTTACCGAAAGCGGAAATCATTCAACAACCGTCCTTGGACTTTTCTGAAGCGCAAGTATATTCATCGGAAGGATTATTTCGCGGGAAGGCGGATCTTGAAGAAGGGTATGCAATGGCCGAATTAGCCCGGGAACAAGTCCTTCAAGAGGCTATTGAACAAGGTTTGCTCGAGTCGGCAGAACAGCAGGCGAAAACGGTCATCGAAACGTTTTTTCACCGACTCGGTTATGATACGACCGTCCAGTTTTCATCGGAACAATAA
- the speE gene encoding polyamine aminopropyltransferase has protein sequence MTEVNWIENQDGSLWLKEDDRGNLQIHYRLKEILYSEQSPFQHVSIVDTADFGRTLVLDGVVQTTAIDGHIYNEMITHVPIHLHPNPKKVLIIGGGDCGAARELTKYERIEQIDMVEIDELVVKACKTYLPEVSGNLSDPRVRFVFDDGVKFVKEKEQVYDCIIVDSSDPVGPAEVLFEYDFYASLKRALKDDGMMVCQSQSPIFHPSILKQTATHIRSLFRYAKTYTAVVPTYPGGLWSFTIGSKKYPIDPSSARKETVTTKYFNRGILESCFVLPEFMNELLNK, from the coding sequence ATGACAGAAGTAAACTGGATTGAAAATCAGGATGGTTCACTTTGGCTCAAAGAAGATGATCGAGGAAATTTGCAAATTCATTACCGATTAAAAGAGATTCTTTATTCCGAACAATCCCCTTTTCAACATGTTTCCATCGTCGACACAGCCGATTTTGGCCGGACGCTCGTTCTCGACGGGGTTGTGCAAACGACGGCGATCGACGGTCATATTTATAATGAAATGATTACCCACGTACCTATTCATCTTCACCCGAATCCGAAAAAAGTGTTGATTATCGGTGGTGGCGATTGTGGGGCGGCCCGTGAATTGACAAAATATGAACGGATTGAACAAATCGATATGGTAGAAATCGATGAACTCGTCGTAAAAGCTTGTAAAACGTATTTACCGGAAGTATCTGGCAACTTATCCGATCCAAGGGTTCGTTTTGTTTTCGACGATGGAGTAAAATTCGTTAAAGAAAAGGAGCAGGTATACGACTGTATTATCGTCGATTCCTCCGATCCAGTTGGACCTGCAGAAGTGCTGTTTGAATACGATTTTTATGCAAGTTTAAAGCGAGCGTTAAAAGACGATGGAATGATGGTTTGCCAGAGCCAATCCCCCATTTTTCATCCGTCCATTTTAAAACAAACGGCAACCCACATTCGCAGTCTATTTCGCTACGCAAAAACGTACACAGCCGTTGTTCCGACGTATCCAGGTGGGCTCTGGAGCTTTACGATTGGTTCAAAAAAATATCCAATCGATCCATCGTCCGCACGAAAGGAAACAGTGACAACAAAATATTTTAACCGAGGCATTTTGGAAAGTTGCTTCGTATTGCCCGAATTTATGAACGAATTACTAAACAAGTAA
- a CDS encoding YwdI family protein, which produces MQVSYKTLLEKMIEKVEEAKKETSEVKIREHVQSIKTLCEVLLDEGQTAKPSTTQRLMVEQKSIPISNPIETVNEDEDSIFDF; this is translated from the coding sequence ATGCAAGTTTCTTATAAAACTTTACTCGAAAAGATGATAGAAAAAGTGGAAGAGGCAAAAAAAGAAACTTCCGAAGTAAAAATTCGGGAGCATGTCCAATCGATTAAAACGTTATGTGAAGTGCTTTTAGATGAAGGACAGACAGCAAAACCTTCAACTACTCAAAGGTTGATGGTAGAACAAAAATCAATCCCGATTTCCAATCCTATAGAAACGGTAAACGAGGATGAAGATTCTATTTTCGATTTTTAA
- a CDS encoding DUF423 domain-containing protein, whose amino-acid sequence MNWFLFFGALNGFLSVAFGAFGAHVLEGRIDPKYIDTWQTGVTYQMLHAGALLAIGLLASKFPGSQLLSWSGWMMLIGIILFSGSLFVLSLTGISKLGAITPFGGVAFLIGWLLLMIVSVKFFS is encoded by the coding sequence ATGAATTGGTTTTTATTTTTCGGTGCATTGAACGGATTTTTATCGGTTGCCTTCGGGGCTTTCGGGGCTCACGTTTTAGAAGGGCGAATTGATCCGAAATATATCGACACGTGGCAAACGGGGGTTACATACCAAATGTTACATGCCGGTGCGCTCCTTGCAATCGGTCTGTTGGCTAGTAAATTTCCCGGAAGCCAATTATTATCGTGGTCCGGTTGGATGATGTTGATCGGTATCATCTTATTTTCTGGCAGCCTATTCGTCCTTAGTTTAACGGGAATCAGTAAGCTCGGTGCGATTACGCCTTTCGGAGGGGTAGCCTTTTTAATTGGCTGGCTTCTTCTCATGATCGTCTCAGTTAAATTTTTTTCGTAA
- the gerQ gene encoding spore coat protein GerQ — MANQSANGSNAYYPFVRQMGPYFGPYYSQPVQGYVPSYPQIPSGSTIQAPGAGMSAPQIPGMLPIEQSYIENIFRLNKGKRTTVYMSFEGSKEWNSKIFQGIVEAAGRDHLILSDPKTGHRYLLPLVYFNYAVFEEELDYEYPFASAQRARYAPR, encoded by the coding sequence ATGGCGAATCAATCAGCCAACGGATCTAATGCCTATTATCCGTTTGTCCGACAAATGGGTCCATATTTCGGACCATACTACAGCCAACCAGTTCAAGGATACGTTCCGAGCTATCCGCAAATTCCGAGCGGGTCCACCATTCAAGCACCTGGAGCTGGGATGTCCGCTCCTCAAATACCGGGAATGTTGCCGATTGAGCAATCGTATATTGAAAATATTTTTCGTCTAAATAAAGGAAAACGAACAACCGTCTACATGTCCTTTGAAGGGAGTAAAGAATGGAACTCGAAAATATTTCAAGGGATCGTGGAAGCTGCAGGACGGGACCATTTAATTTTAAGCGATCCTAAAACGGGGCACCGCTATCTTCTTCCGTTAGTGTACTTTAATTACGCCGTATTTGAAGAAGAGTTGGATTACGAATATCCCTTTGCATCCGCACAAAGAGCAAGATACGCACCTCGATAA
- the hemQ gene encoding hydrogen peroxide-dependent heme synthase encodes MGEPVKTLDGWYTLHDFRSIDWPNWKSISEEERRSALDEFFHILDGWNRTTEEEKGSHVISTVVGQKADIMFMILRPTMEELNEIETELNKSKLAEYLIPAYSHVSVVELSNYLSGEKSENPYENPYVRSRLYPTLPKTKYICFYPMDKRRQGADNWYMLPIEERRTLMRSHGQIGRSYGDRVKQIITGSVGFDDWEWGVTLFSDDVLQFKKLVYEMRFDEVSARYGEFGSFFVGTILNQEKIEQLFRIA; translated from the coding sequence ATGGGTGAACCAGTAAAAACATTGGATGGTTGGTATACATTACACGATTTTCGTTCGATTGACTGGCCGAATTGGAAATCAATATCCGAAGAAGAAAGAAGATCCGCCCTCGATGAATTTTTCCATATATTGGACGGTTGGAACCGAACGACGGAAGAGGAAAAAGGGAGTCACGTCATTTCCACGGTTGTCGGACAAAAGGCGGACATCATGTTCATGATTTTACGACCGACCATGGAAGAGTTAAATGAGATTGAAACGGAACTGAATAAATCGAAACTCGCTGAATATTTGATTCCTGCCTATTCCCATGTTTCCGTAGTAGAATTGAGCAATTATTTATCAGGTGAAAAAAGCGAAAATCCGTACGAAAATCCGTACGTTCGTTCTCGTTTATATCCTACTTTGCCAAAGACAAAATATATATGTTTCTATCCGATGGACAAACGGAGACAAGGTGCCGACAATTGGTATATGTTGCCAATCGAAGAACGTCGCACATTAATGCGTAGCCACGGACAGATCGGTCGAAGTTACGGAGATCGGGTGAAACAAATTATAACCGGTTCCGTTGGTTTCGACGATTGGGAGTGGGGAGTGACTTTATTTTCCGATGATGTTCTTCAATTTAAAAAATTAGTATACGAAATGCGATTCGATGAAGTCAGCGCTCGATACGGTGAGTTCGGCTCTTTTTTCGTCGGTACGATATTAAATCAAGAAAAAATTGAACAATTATTCCGGATCGCTTAA